The Thomasclavelia ramosa DSM 1402 genome includes a region encoding these proteins:
- a CDS encoding ABC transporter permease, translated as MKLIENLYQYRELLKSNIKKEIRGKYKGSVLGVLWSFLNPLLMVMVYFLVFPFLFRNTVDNYLIYLVIGVIPWNFFTTTMNQGIMTIRVNEGIIKKVYFPREILPISVATSGLVNFFISSIIMLLFCIFGGVGISWHLILFPVFALIQYFITMGLILGLSAINVYIKDTEYIVQFFINMLFYGTPILYDLSTFKDFPSILMKIINLNPFKHLMVIYRDIFMYHNVPNLGATVYIVIFAAICFFGGLAIFRKLEKGFAEEV; from the coding sequence ATGAAATTAATTGAAAATTTATATCAATATAGGGAATTGTTAAAATCAAATATTAAAAAAGAAATTCGTGGTAAGTACAAAGGTTCTGTTTTAGGAGTTTTGTGGTCATTTTTAAACCCTTTGTTAATGGTAATGGTTTATTTTTTAGTCTTTCCTTTTTTGTTTAGAAATACTGTTGATAATTATTTGATATATCTTGTTATTGGGGTGATTCCTTGGAATTTTTTTACGACAACTATGAATCAAGGTATTATGACTATTAGAGTGAATGAGGGAATTATAAAAAAAGTGTACTTTCCAAGAGAAATTCTGCCTATTTCTGTTGCAACAAGTGGGCTTGTTAACTTTTTCATATCGTCAATAATAATGTTATTATTTTGTATATTTGGTGGGGTAGGTATTTCATGGCATCTAATCCTATTTCCAGTATTTGCATTAATTCAATACTTTATAACTATGGGATTGATTTTAGGTTTGAGTGCAATTAATGTGTATATTAAGGATACAGAATATATAGTACAGTTTTTTATTAATATGTTATTTTATGGAACGCCAATTTTATATGATTTGAGTACATTTAAAGACTTTCCGTCAATTTTAATGAAAATTATTAATTTAAATCCTTTTAAACATCTAATGGTTATTTACCGAGATATCTTTATGTATCACAATGTACCAAATTTAGGAGCTACAGTTTATATTGTTATATTTGCGGCTATCTGTTTTTTTGGAGGGTTAGCAATATTTAGAAAACTAGAAAAAGGGTTTGCTGAGGAGGTATAA
- a CDS encoding NlpC/P60 family protein, with protein MKKFLKLFVVVMLTCTTLVFTLGIFTSPLSLSAMELPAINYQAHVEDKGWLDTVHDNEIAGTVNQSKRLEALILNLKENDKSMVRYRAHIADVGWQAWVTSGAQAGTTDKAIAIQAFQAELTNEYKDMYDIYYRVHVPYRGWLGWAKNGEIAGSIGLALRTEAIQIKLVIKGSQISTEGLSSLTKPTLTYSSHVQDMGWMSYADEGKMAGTTNQKKRMEAVKIKLSDFDGNSGLTYRTHVSDVGWQNWVSSNERAGTEGQNKPIEAIEISLSRTMSDFFDIYYRMHVSNMGWLGWAKNGETAGTIGGRIQSEAIEIKLVPRNSTFDRGGVAFVDATITIRDRIVDAAHSRLGCPYVWGGNGPNTFDCSGLVKWCYAQVGFSIPRTTGELKSYGTQISVSQALPGDILWKSGHVGIYIGNGQYIHAPQTGDVVKISSVSSGNFTFARRSNEL; from the coding sequence ATGAAAAAATTTTTAAAGTTATTTGTGGTAGTAATGCTTACATGCACGACGCTAGTTTTTACATTAGGCATTTTTACTTCACCCCTTTCATTAAGTGCAATGGAGTTACCAGCAATAAATTATCAAGCTCATGTTGAAGATAAAGGTTGGTTAGATACAGTCCATGATAATGAAATTGCAGGAACTGTAAATCAAAGTAAGCGACTAGAGGCATTAATTTTAAATCTTAAAGAAAATGATAAAAGTATGGTAAGATATCGTGCTCATATAGCTGATGTTGGGTGGCAAGCATGGGTTACATCAGGAGCTCAAGCAGGCACTACAGATAAAGCAATAGCTATACAAGCGTTTCAAGCAGAGCTTACAAATGAGTACAAAGATATGTATGATATTTATTATCGGGTACACGTGCCATATAGGGGTTGGCTAGGCTGGGCAAAGAATGGAGAGATTGCAGGATCGATAGGACTTGCACTTCGAACAGAAGCGATTCAAATTAAATTAGTTATTAAAGGAAGTCAAATTTCAACAGAGGGATTATCATCACTAACAAAACCAACATTAACATATAGCTCTCATGTGCAAGATATGGGATGGATGAGTTATGCAGATGAAGGTAAGATGGCAGGAACTACTAATCAAAAAAAGAGAATGGAAGCTGTTAAAATTAAATTAAGTGATTTTGATGGTAATAGTGGATTAACATATCGAACTCATGTTTCTGATGTGGGTTGGCAGAACTGGGTCTCTAGCAATGAAAGAGCGGGAACTGAAGGTCAAAATAAACCTATTGAGGCAATTGAAATTAGTTTATCAAGAACAATGTCTGATTTTTTTGATATCTATTATAGAATGCATGTTTCCAATATGGGTTGGTTAGGTTGGGCAAAGAATGGAGAAACAGCAGGTACGATAGGGGGAAGGATTCAATCAGAAGCAATTGAAATTAAACTTGTTCCTAGAAACTCCACATTTGATAGAGGTGGTGTGGCTTTTGTAGATGCTACAATTACGATACGTGACCGTATCGTTGATGCAGCGCATTCGAGATTAGGATGCCCATATGTTTGGGGAGGAAATGGTCCCAACACATTTGATTGTTCTGGGCTTGTTAAGTGGTGCTATGCTCAAGTAGGATTTAGTATTCCTCGAACAACAGGTGAATTAAAGAGTTATGGTACTCAAATAAGTGTATCACAAGCTTTACCAGGAGATATTTTATGGAAGTCAGGTCATGTTGGTATTTACATTGGTAATGGTCAATATATCCATGCACCTCAAACTGGTGATGTAGTTAAGATTTCTTCAGTATCGAGTGGTAACTTTACTTTTGCTAGAAGATCTAATGAGTTATAA
- a CDS encoding phosphatase PAP2 family protein, whose protein sequence is MKFFYTGLNKFMWNHPFIKSCTHFTSRFCPYMVAIFYMLFLLKIYLDRPHNLLGLAAEPIAVFAITAILRIVIDRKRPSEKYDLTPIDGSKKTGHSFPSIHVAMSISIALAVLHFGPNMGLLLSTLAIAISLCRLLSGVHYLTDILASIAIAFIVNLI, encoded by the coding sequence ATGAAATTCTTTTATACGGGATTAAATAAATTTATGTGGAATCACCCATTTATCAAATCTTGTACTCATTTTACTTCAAGATTTTGTCCATACATGGTTGCTATTTTTTATATGCTCTTTTTATTAAAAATATATTTAGATCGACCACACAACCTATTAGGTTTAGCGGCAGAACCAATAGCAGTATTTGCAATTACCGCTATTTTAAGAATTGTAATTGATAGAAAACGCCCCTCTGAAAAATATGATTTGACACCAATTGACGGCAGTAAAAAAACGGGTCATTCATTTCCAAGTATTCATGTTGCTATGTCAATATCAATTGCTTTAGCTGTTTTACACTTTGGTCCTAATATGGGATTGCTATTAAGTACCCTTGCAATAGCTATCTCATTATGTAGACTTTTATCAGGTGTTCACTACTTAACTGATATTCTTGCAAGTATTGCTATTGCTTTTATAGTTAATTTAATTTAA
- a CDS encoding ABC transporter ATP-binding protein translates to MENIENAIEIRDMSKDFKLIYDKPTTLKERLVFWNRSKPEWHHVLKNINLDIKKGDTVALVGTNGSGKSTLLKLMTRILYPTKGKLETAGKLTSLLELGAGFHPDFTGRENIYFNASIFGLTKFEIEKRIDEIIEFSELGSFIDNPVRTYSSGMYMRLAFSVAINVDAEILLIDEILAVGDQHFQDKCFSKLKELRDSDKTIVIVSHSLDMIKKLCTRAVWIYNGEVKADGNPNIVIDKYLDQVVKDHANQVKDYVPETINCILTIETPTEFEEKDNSSNIVVSGWEVSNTFTTNVDVYMDNKYIGRASRHKRNDVLMHYQEANGGASMNAQAGWEINVPVKGLEGNHIIYVKVSDGDNIIANKQVQVILKDKSR, encoded by the coding sequence ATGGAAAATATAGAAAATGCAATAGAAATAAGAGATATGAGTAAAGATTTCAAGCTTATTTATGACAAACCAACAACTTTAAAGGAACGGTTAGTTTTTTGGAATAGATCAAAGCCTGAATGGCATCATGTTCTGAAAAATATAAATCTAGATATTAAGAAAGGTGATACTGTTGCTTTAGTGGGGACAAATGGAAGTGGAAAATCTACACTTTTAAAATTAATGACAAGAATATTATATCCTACAAAAGGAAAATTAGAAACTGCCGGGAAATTAACTTCGCTATTAGAACTTGGAGCGGGTTTTCATCCTGATTTTACAGGTAGAGAAAATATATATTTTAATGCATCTATTTTTGGATTGACTAAATTTGAAATAGAAAAACGAATTGATGAAATAATAGAGTTTTCTGAATTAGGAAGTTTTATTGATAATCCAGTTAGGACTTATTCGTCAGGAATGTACATGCGTTTAGCTTTTTCAGTAGCAATAAATGTTGATGCTGAAATATTATTAATAGATGAGATTTTGGCAGTTGGAGATCAACACTTTCAAGATAAGTGTTTTTCGAAGTTGAAAGAGTTGAGAGATAGTGATAAAACAATTGTTATTGTTTCTCATAGCTTAGATATGATTAAAAAATTATGTACAAGAGCGGTTTGGATTTATAACGGTGAAGTAAAGGCGGATGGAAATCCAAATATTGTAATTGATAAATATCTTGATCAAGTAGTTAAGGATCATGCCAATCAAGTTAAAGATTATGTACCAGAAACAATTAACTGTATCTTAACAATTGAAACACCAACGGAGTTTGAAGAAAAAGATAATAGCAGTAATATTGTAGTATCAGGTTGGGAAGTAAGTAATACTTTTACAACTAATGTAGATGTTTATATGGATAATAAATATATTGGTCGTGCAAGTAGGCATAAAAGAAATGATGTTCTTATGCATTATCAAGAAGCTAATGGCGGAGCAAGCATGAATGCTCAAGCAGGATGGGAAATTAATGTGCCTGTAAAGGGATTAGAGGGAAATCATATCATTTATGTAAAAGTTAGTGATGGAGATAATATAATTGCAAATAAACAAGTACAAGTAATTCTTAAGGATAAAAGTAGGTAA
- a CDS encoding exopolysaccharide biosynthesis polyprenyl glycosylphosphotransferase, with the protein MNRKIMPIMLFMIEVVMYYFICLYFHMDIDLIVGSGTLYFLFLFIYGHYSLNTCLIWNEIQQLVKSSFCFYIALLVLVPQSTGYERKMHLTLMAISMFLISLLASRFLRIAFREQFARKTLVIGTGYEAARLGKISNNNRFALTNIMGYVDVNKTNELFRFEQENIIKHSPIYEYDKIDEAIENLGIEQIIIAIPEADQQVIDKVMSDIYGKVDSVKYLPDVNGTMTFSSEVQDFDGQLLIATSNDEIGLLDKFIKRLIDILAGIAGVMTLLPLMAYVKYKYVKSGDHDNIMFSQERIGKNGKLIKIYKFRSMIPNAEAELERMMEEDPKIKEEYLTNKKLKDDPRITPVGHFLRKTSLDEWPQFVNVLKGEMSFIGPRPYLPREKEDMGQYYDSIIKLKPGVTGMWQANGRSDVEFSYRCKLDDYYYHNWSIWLDFTIMYKTVKSVVYGKGSL; encoded by the coding sequence ATGAATAGAAAAATAATGCCAATCATGTTATTTATGATTGAGGTTGTGATGTATTATTTTATATGCTTATATTTTCATATGGATATTGATTTAATAGTGGGATCAGGAACGCTATATTTTTTATTTTTATTTATTTACGGACATTATTCATTAAATACTTGTTTAATATGGAATGAAATTCAACAGCTTGTCAAATCAAGTTTTTGTTTTTACATAGCTTTATTAGTTTTAGTACCCCAATCTACAGGTTACGAAAGAAAAATGCATTTAACGCTTATGGCGATATCAATGTTTTTGATTAGTTTATTAGCATCTAGATTTCTTAGAATTGCGTTTAGAGAACAATTTGCGAGGAAAACATTAGTTATTGGTACCGGATACGAGGCAGCAAGATTAGGAAAAATATCAAATAATAATAGATTTGCTTTAACTAATATAATGGGATATGTTGATGTAAATAAAACAAATGAATTATTTAGATTTGAACAAGAAAATATTATTAAGCATAGTCCTATATATGAATATGATAAAATTGATGAAGCAATAGAAAACCTAGGTATTGAACAAATCATTATTGCAATACCAGAAGCTGATCAGCAAGTAATTGATAAGGTAATGAGCGATATATATGGTAAAGTTGATTCAGTTAAGTATTTACCAGATGTGAATGGAACAATGACGTTTTCTTCAGAAGTTCAAGATTTTGATGGACAGCTACTAATCGCAACTTCAAATGATGAAATTGGATTATTAGATAAGTTTATTAAGAGACTTATTGATATATTAGCTGGTATAGCAGGGGTGATGACTTTACTGCCATTAATGGCTTATGTGAAATATAAATATGTTAAGAGCGGTGACCATGACAATATCATGTTTTCACAAGAGCGGATTGGGAAAAATGGAAAGTTGATTAAAATATATAAATTTAGATCAATGATACCTAATGCCGAAGCTGAGCTTGAAAGAATGATGGAAGAGGATCCTAAAATAAAAGAAGAGTATTTAACTAACAAAAAATTAAAAGATGATCCTCGGATTACTCCTGTTGGACATTTTTTAAGGAAAACATCGTTAGACGAGTGGCCACAATTTGTAAATGTATTAAAGGGTGAAATGAGTTTTATAGGGCCAAGACCATACTTACCACGTGAAAAAGAGGATATGGGTCAATATTATGATTCAATTATTAAATTAAAACCTGGTGTTACAGGGATGTGGCAAGCTAATGGTCGAAGTGATGTGGAGTTTAGTTATCGGTGTAAATTAGATGACTATTATTATCATAATTGGTCAATATGGTTAGATTTTACAATTATGTATAAAACTGTTAAAAGTGTTGTTTATGGAAAAGGTTCGTTATAG
- a CDS encoding GBS Bsp-like repeat-containing protein codes for MKKKIAKVSAASLITLSMTVGNVAAFNNHDDLSVEDESSNDKNIDLNSNSTTELENNSSIETKNGNKEVIGQTKFVDENGNITTVDVYDGTTGEVYNPRLRVVSTANMVNFNCSSAGTTTEFVDYYTGQAGYISKASAADAAFLGYENGKVKFMISGVTGLVDPSKVEVLTQGTYYASNYEVNSSGNLYHYISNNVNATGNQGNSNYVGKGPSYLTKGKEYYSYDGHYFYENYNTMITDYKNNVRTNSVNPSTPYYNYFQYLPMRSKTNYTAQELTTYLNNKANSSTSKLNNTGDMFIKYQNKYGVNALMAASFAALESGWGKSSIAQNKNNLFGMNATDANPSEDAKKYSSVEACIEDFASNWMSKKYLNGTYTSLFRGGYFGDKGSGIFGKYSSDPYEGEKCASIAENMDASISGKDKNYYTIGVKDVAGTSRTNLNVRQSSNISSTVLYTTIKNPSYAFIVRKKTPENEFYEIQSDSVLNSNRTAVSTSAEYNYDSDYAYVSSNHLTIVNNGNDISYEKNEAPVISNAKITNVSRSGYTVTCTVTDDNAVDRVLMPTWSENNGQDDLIWYTANRSGNTYTIEVKTSNHKNDSGKYHTDIYAYDSEGKVSKVELTATVPGANEAPVISNAKITNVSQSGYTVTCTVTDDNAVDRVLMPTWSENNGQDDLIWYTANRTGNTYTIEVKTSNHKNDSGKYHTDIYAYDSEGKVSKVELTATVPGANEAPVISNAKITNVSQSGYTVTCTVTDDNAVDRVLMPTWSENNGQDDLIWYTANRTGNTYTIEVKTSNHKNDSGKYHTDIYAYDSEGKVSKVELTATVPGANEAPVISNAKITNVSRSGYTVTCTVTDDNAVDRVLMPTWSENNGQDDLIWYTANRTENTYTIEVKTSNHKNDSGKYHTDIYAYDSEGKVSKVELTATVPGANEAPVISNAKITNVSRSGYTVTCTVTDDNAVDRVLMPTWSENNGQDDLIWYTANRTGNTYTIEVKTSNHKNDSGKYHTDIYAYDSEGKVSKVELTATVPGANEAPVISNAKITNVSRSGYTVTCTVTDDNAVDRVLMPTWSENNGQDDLIWYTANRTGNTYTIEVKTSNHKNDSGKYHTDIYAYDSEGKVSKVELTATVPGANEAPVISNAKITNVSRSGYTVTCTVTDDNAVDRVLMPTWSENNGQDDLIWYTANRTGNTYTIEVDMMNHNYDTGKINTDIYAYDDEGEYSKLELDTKIEENQAPVISDVKVINVTSDEYTVICKVTDDLEVVRVQMPTWTVNNGQDDIVWHEAELKNGVATFTVNRKDHNFEYGDYITHIYAYDREGLKGFSICGTVNLKEPDINTSTKPIIKNVKISNINDSGYTVTCTVLSNNKITEVLFPTWTYKNEQDDLIWGVGQKLENEYTFRVNRSDHNYEFGTYVTHIYAYDEKGAVNNIELPFHNIINTTERIGWAYIDGQKYFFDNKGNIAGNMPSKKVIDVSSYNGNIDWNTVKQYGDVDGAILRIAAHPNGEYIEDVQFANNLAACRRLKIPFGVYIYDYSNSENDALNEAKFVIDILQKYNVTPDELGYPVYFDLERTTITKEQNIANMNAFISEMNAKGYTTNVYSYRAMLNSSLNDKAILSNVSWMAAYTDTIGWENPYYKGKFGWQYTSSGSIPGISGNVDISCWYTI; via the coding sequence ATGAAGAAAAAAATAGCAAAAGTTAGTGCTGCATCGTTGATTACATTAAGTATGACAGTGGGAAATGTTGCGGCTTTTAATAATCATGATGATTTATCAGTAGAAGATGAAAGTAGTAATGATAAAAATATAGATCTAAATAGTAATTCCACTACGGAATTAGAAAATAATTCTTCGATTGAAACAAAAAATGGTAATAAGGAAGTTATTGGTCAAACTAAATTTGTTGATGAGAATGGAAACATCACAACTGTGGATGTCTATGATGGTACTACTGGAGAAGTGTATAATCCTAGATTAAGAGTTGTGAGTACAGCCAATATGGTTAATTTTAACTGTAGTAGTGCAGGAACAACTACGGAGTTTGTAGATTATTATACTGGACAGGCGGGATATATTTCAAAAGCAAGTGCTGCTGATGCTGCTTTTTTAGGTTATGAAAATGGAAAAGTTAAGTTTATGATTTCAGGTGTTACAGGGTTAGTAGATCCAAGTAAAGTAGAGGTTTTAACACAAGGAACTTATTATGCAAGTAACTATGAAGTAAATTCATCAGGTAATTTATATCATTATATTTCTAATAATGTTAATGCTACCGGTAATCAAGGAAATAGTAACTATGTAGGAAAAGGACCAAGCTATTTGACAAAAGGAAAAGAATATTATAGCTATGATGGACACTATTTTTATGAAAATTATAATACTATGATTACGGATTACAAAAATAATGTAAGAACAAATTCGGTTAATCCAAGTACCCCATATTATAATTATTTTCAATACCTACCAATGCGAAGTAAAACAAACTACACTGCTCAAGAATTAACAACTTATCTTAACAATAAAGCAAACTCAAGTACATCGAAATTAAATAATACTGGTGACATGTTCATAAAATATCAAAATAAGTATGGTGTAAATGCATTAATGGCAGCGAGTTTTGCTGCACTTGAATCAGGTTGGGGTAAGAGTTCTATAGCTCAAAATAAAAATAATTTATTTGGGATGAATGCAACAGATGCTAACCCTTCAGAAGATGCCAAAAAATATTCAAGTGTCGAAGCTTGTATTGAAGATTTTGCATCAAACTGGATGTCAAAGAAATATCTAAATGGGACATACACAAGTTTATTTAGGGGTGGGTACTTTGGTGATAAAGGAAGTGGAATTTTCGGTAAATACTCCTCTGACCCATACGAAGGTGAAAAATGTGCATCAATTGCTGAAAATATGGATGCGAGTATATCTGGAAAAGATAAAAATTATTATACTATTGGTGTAAAAGATGTTGCTGGAACGTCACGGACTAATTTGAATGTACGACAATCAAGCAATATATCATCAACAGTTCTATATACAACAATAAAAAATCCTAGTTATGCTTTTATAGTAAGAAAGAAGACTCCTGAAAATGAATTCTATGAAATTCAAAGTGATTCAGTATTGAATAGTAATAGGACTGCAGTGTCAACAAGTGCGGAATATAATTATGACAGTGATTATGCATATGTATCTTCTAATCATTTAACAATTGTAAATAATGGAAATGATATTTCATATGAGAAAAATGAAGCACCAGTAATAAGCAATGCGAAGATAACAAACGTGAGCCGAAGCGGATATACAGTGACATGTACAGTAACAGATGACAATGCGGTAGACAGAGTACTGATGCCGACATGGAGCGAGAACAACGGGCAGGATGATCTGATCTGGTATACAGCCAACAGGAGCGGAAATACATATACAATAGAAGTAAAGACATCAAACCACAAAAATGACAGCGGAAAATATCATACTGATATATATGCTTATGACAGCGAAGGAAAAGTAAGCAAGGTAGAGCTGACGGCGACAGTACCGGGGGCAAATGAAGCACCGGTAATAAGCAATGCGAAGATAACAAACGTGAGCCAAAGCGGATATACAGTGACATGTACAGTAACAGATGACAATGCGGTAGACAGGGTACTGATGCCGACATGGAGCGAGAACAACGGGCAGGATGATCTGATCTGGTATACAGCCAACAGGACTGGAAATACATATACAATAGAAGTAAAGACATCAAACCACAAAAATGACAGCGGAAAATATCATACTGATATATATGCTTATGACAGCGAAGGAAAAGTAAGCAAGGTAGAGCTGACGGCGACAGTACCGGGGGCAAATGAAGCACCGGTAATAAGCAATGCGAAGATAACAAACGTGAGCCAAAGCGGATATACAGTGACATGTACAGTAACAGATGACAATGCGGTAGACAGAGTACTGATGCCGACATGGAGCGAGAACAACGGGCAGGATGATCTGATCTGGTATACAGCCAACAGGACTGGAAATACATATACAATAGAAGTAAAGACATCAAACCACAAAAATGACAGCGGAAAATATCATACTGATATATATGCTTATGACAGCGAAGGAAAAGTAAGCAAGGTAGAGCTGACGGCGACAGTACCGGGGGCAAATGAAGCACCGGTAATAAGCAATGCGAAGATAACAAACGTGAGCCGAAGCGGATATACAGTGACATGTACAGTAACAGATGACAATGCGGTAGACAGAGTACTGATGCCGACATGGAGCGAGAACAACGGGCAGGATGATCTGATCTGGTATACAGCCAACAGGACTGAAAATACATATACAATAGAAGTAAAGACATCAAACCACAAAAATGACAGCGGAAAATACCATACTGATATATATGCTTATGACAGCGAAGGAAAAGTAAGCAAGGTAGAGCTGACGGCGACAGTACCGGGGGCAAATGAAGCACCGGTAATAAGCAATGCGAAGATAACAAACGTGAGCCGAAGCGGATATACAGTGACATGTACAGTAACAGATGACAATGCGGTGGACAGAGTACTGATGCCGACATGGAGCGAGAACAACGGGCAGGATGATCTGATCTGGTATACAGCCAACAGGACTGGAAATACATATACAATAGAAGTAAAGACATCAAACCACAAAAATGACAGCGGAAAATATCATACTGATATATATGCTTATGACAGCGAAGGAAAAGTAAGCAAGGTAGAGCTGACGGCGACAGTACCGGGGGCAAATGAAGCACCGGTAATAAGCAATGCGAAGATAACAAACGTGAGCCGAAGCGGATATACAGTGACATGTACAGTAACAGATGACAATGCGGTAGACAGAGTACTGATGCCGACATGGAGCGAGAACAACGGGCAGGATGATCTGATCTGGTATACAGCCAACAGGACTGGAAATACATATACAATAGAAGTAAAGACATCAAACCACAAAAATGACAGCGGAAAATACCATACTGATATATATGCTTATGACAGCGAAGGAAAAGTAAGCAAGGTAGAGCTGACGGCGACAGTACCGGGGGCAAATGAAGCACCGGTAATAAGCAATGCGAAGATAACAAACGTGAGCCGAAGCGGATATACAGTGACATGTACAGTAACAGATGACAATGCGGTAGACAGAGTACTGATGCCGACATGGAGCGAGAACAACGGACAGGATGATCTGATCTGGTATACAGCCAACAGGACTGGAAATACATATACAATAGAAGTTGATATGATGAATCATAATTATGATACTGGTAAGATTAATACTGATATATATGCTTACGATGATGAGGGTGAATATAGTAAACTTGAATTGGATACAAAAATTGAAGAAAATCAAGCACCTGTTATAAGTGATGTAAAAGTTATTAATGTGACATCTGATGAGTATACGGTGATTTGTAAAGTAACAGATGATTTGGAAGTTGTTAGAGTTCAAATGCCAACATGGACAGTAAACAATGGACAGGATGATATAGTATGGCATGAAGCTGAATTGAAAAATGGTGTTGCTACGTTTACGGTAAATCGTAAAGATCATAATTTTGAGTATGGTGATTATATTACTCATATTTATGCGTATGATAGAGAAGGATTAAAAGGTTTTTCAATTTGTGGTACAGTAAATTTAAAAGAACCTGATATAAATACAAGTACTAAACCAATAATAAAGAATGTCAAAATTTCAAATATAAATGATAGTGGGTATACTGTTACTTGCACAGTTTTAAGTAACAATAAAATTACAGAGGTATTATTTCCTACGTGGACATATAAAAATGAACAGGATGATTTAATTTGGGGAGTGGGACAAAAACTGGAAAACGAATACACTTTCAGAGTAAATAGAAGCGATCATAATTATGAATTTGGAACGTATGTCACGCATATCTATGCTTATGATGAAAAAGGTGCAGTAAACAATATAGAATTACCGTTTCATAATATAATAAATACTACGGAAAGAATTGGATGGGCATATATTGATGGGCAAAAATACTTTTTTGATAATAAAGGAAATATAGCTGGGAATATGCCATCAAAAAAGGTAATTGATGTTAGTTCATATAATGGGAATATCGATTGGAATACTGTAAAACAGTATGGAGATGTTGATGGAGCAATTTTGAGAATTGCAGCTCATCCTAATGGGGAATACATAGAAGATGTGCAATTTGCAAATAATTTGGCGGCATGCAGAAGATTGAAAATACCATTTGGGGTATATATATATGATTATTCTAACAGTGAAAATGATGCCTTAAATGAAGCAAAGTTTGTAATAGATATTCTTCAGAAATATAATGTTACACCAGATGAATTAGGATATCCTGTATATTTTGATTTGGAGCGCACTACTATAACAAAAGAGCAAAATATAGCGAATATGAATGCATTTATAAGTGAAATGAATGCAAAAGGTTATACAACAAATGTATATAGTTATCGAGCAATGCTTAATAGCAGTTTAAATGATAAGGCTATTTTATCCAATGTATCGTGGATGGCTGCTTATACTGATACAATTGGATGGGAAAATCCATACTATAAAGGTAAATTCGGATGGCAATATACAAGTTCTGGAAGCATTCCTGGAATTTCGGGAAATGTAGATATTAGTTGCTGGTATACTATATAA
- a CDS encoding transposase gives MLDIVESRCEEKLNDYFFSIPKSERDKVKYISMDMYNHYRTLMRLYFPKTIICIDSFRVLKKITVCLNSVRKRILRRYKDSQEYKLLKYRYELLLKSGDKINDEKYFFDRTLGYTTSEAGVLECVLSINKELKMAYNLKEDYRVFNDVKENEYNEEEYLTDVLKEKIIM, from the coding sequence ATCCTAGATATCGTTGAATCTAGATGTGAAGAGAAACTTAATGATTATTTCTTCTCCATTCCTAAGAGTGAACGTGATAAAGTAAAATACATTTCTATGGATATGTATAATCATTACCGCACTTTAATGAGACTATATTTTCCTAAAACTATAATATGTATTGACAGTTTCCGTGTTTTAAAGAAGATTACAGTCTGTCTAAATTCAGTTAGGAAAAGGATATTAAGACGTTACAAAGATAGTCAAGAATACAAATTATTAAAATATAGATACGAACTGCTTTTAAAGAGTGGCGATAAAATAAATGATGAAAAGTACTTTTTTGATCGTACATTAGGTTATACAACTAGTGAAGCAGGAGTATTAGAATGTGTTCTTTCTATAAACAAAGAATTAAAAATGGCTTATAATTTGAAAGAAGATTATCGTGTATTTAATGATGTTAAAGAAAATGAATATAATGAAGAAGAATATCTAACGGATGTATTGAAGGAAAAAATAATTATGTAA